One Candidatus Uhrbacteria bacterium DNA window includes the following coding sequences:
- a CDS encoding nucleotidyltransferase domain-containing protein → MRLTKHQKQSITSRLRKQKNLSAALLFGSQAHGITGPMSDVDIACVFAPQTSALQRERTMRHLYADLAEPLRTDAIDLVDTTEAPPLLRHRALIGSVPLFVRHKNVFHKAMIEAVRDLEDFRPHLEVQQRLIKRKLS, encoded by the coding sequence ATGCGGCTTACAAAACACCAGAAGCAATCCATTACGTCGCGTCTGCGCAAGCAGAAAAATCTTTCTGCTGCACTTTTGTTTGGGTCGCAAGCTCATGGAATCACGGGGCCAATGTCCGATGTCGACATTGCGTGCGTATTTGCCCCACAGACATCAGCTTTGCAACGTGAGCGCACGATGCGTCATCTGTATGCCGACTTGGCTGAGCCTTTGCGTACGGACGCCATTGATCTTGTGGATACGACAGAAGCCCCTCCCTTATTACGCCATCGAGCGCTTATTGGGAGCGTTCCTCTTTTTGTCCGCCACAAAAATGTTTTCCACAAAGCGATGATTGAGGCTGTGCGTGATCTGGAAGATTTTCGTCCACATCTGGAAGTCCAACAACGACTTATTAAACGAAAATTGTCGTGA